A window from Candidatus Bathyarchaeota archaeon encodes these proteins:
- a CDS encoding thermosome subunit, with protein sequence MSLQSAGTPILILREGASRSRGREAQRANMMAARIVAEAVKSALGPKGMDKMLVDSMGDVTITSDGRTVLDEMDIQHPAAKMMVEVAKTQDDEVGDGTTTSVIMAGELLAKAEDLIEKRVHPTVIIDGYRKAAKKALEALDKIAISVKPNDKESLKKVAMTSMASKLVAENREYLAEIASSSILQVAEKGKDGYKVDIDDVKVEKKAGGALTDTKLINGIIIDKEVVHSGMPKRVENAKIVLLDTALEIEKTEFDAKINIESPEQMDAFLKEEENMLKQMVKKITAKGVNVVICQKGIDDLVQHFLSRKNIFALRRVKKSDMEKLAKATGGKIATNLDDLTKADLGYAKLVEERKIGGDKMTFIEGCENPRSVTILIRGGTERIVDEAERSLHDALCVSRDVVEEPKIVAGGGAPEMEIAKIIKEYAGTLPGREQLAAMRFAEALEAIPTTLAENAGLDPIDIISELRARHEKGEVWMGVDVHEGKVGDMKRINVFEPLAVKKQIIKSAGEAACMILKIDDIIAVGKMKAPPTPPGGPGGMPPGMGAY encoded by the coding sequence TTGTCTTTACAATCTGCTGGAACCCCAATTCTGATATTGAGGGAAGGAGCATCTCGATCTCGGGGAAGAGAAGCTCAACGTGCCAACATGATGGCAGCTCGAATTGTTGCTGAAGCGGTGAAAAGCGCTCTCGGACCGAAAGGCATGGATAAAATGCTTGTAGACAGCATGGGTGACGTTACCATCACAAGCGACGGTCGTACAGTTCTTGACGAAATGGACATTCAACACCCCGCCGCGAAGATGATGGTTGAAGTTGCGAAGACACAGGACGATGAAGTAGGTGACGGAACAACAACATCTGTAATCATGGCCGGAGAGTTGTTAGCAAAAGCTGAAGACCTTATTGAGAAAAGGGTCCATCCAACCGTTATCATAGATGGATACCGAAAGGCCGCTAAAAAGGCGCTTGAAGCACTTGATAAAATCGCCATCTCGGTGAAGCCAAATGACAAAGAATCGTTGAAGAAGGTTGCAATGACCTCTATGGCTAGCAAGCTTGTGGCTGAGAACAGAGAATACCTAGCAGAAATCGCTTCTTCGAGTATTCTTCAAGTCGCTGAAAAAGGCAAGGATGGATACAAAGTGGACATTGACGATGTTAAGGTTGAAAAAAAAGCTGGTGGGGCGCTGACCGACACAAAACTCATCAACGGAATTATAATTGATAAAGAAGTTGTTCATTCAGGCATGCCAAAACGCGTGGAAAACGCCAAAATTGTCTTATTGGATACTGCACTTGAAATTGAAAAAACCGAGTTCGACGCGAAAATCAACATAGAAAGCCCAGAGCAGATGGATGCTTTCTTAAAAGAGGAAGAGAATATGCTAAAACAGATGGTCAAGAAAATCACCGCAAAAGGCGTTAACGTGGTTATCTGTCAAAAAGGCATAGACGATCTTGTTCAGCATTTCCTTTCCAGAAAGAATATCTTCGCATTGCGTCGAGTCAAAAAATCGGATATGGAGAAGCTCGCAAAAGCAACTGGAGGAAAAATTGCCACAAACTTAGACGATTTGACCAAAGCAGACTTGGGCTACGCTAAACTCGTAGAAGAAAGAAAAATCGGCGGCGATAAAATGACATTCATCGAAGGATGCGAGAACCCACGGTCAGTTACCATACTCATACGAGGTGGAACCGAAAGAATCGTTGACGAAGCCGAACGGTCATTACATGACGCACTATGTGTATCACGTGACGTTGTTGAAGAACCAAAAATCGTAGCCGGCGGCGGAGCACCAGAAATGGAAATTGCAAAGATTATTAAGGAGTATGCAGGGACACTTCCGGGAAGAGAACAACTCGCAGCAATGCGTTTTGCAGAGGCACTTGAAGCGATACCAACCACGCTAGCCGAGAACGCAGGGCTCGATCCAATCGATATCATATCTGAGCTTCGGGCTCGACATGAGAAGGGTGAAGTTTGGATGGGAGTCGATGTTCATGAAGGAAAAGTAGGAGACATGAAACGAATAAATGTCTTTGAACCGCTTGCAGTCAAAAAACAAATCATCAAATCAGCCGGTGAAGCCGCATGCATGATCTTAAAGATCGACGATATCATCGCGGTTGGCAAGATGAAAGCTCCACCAACACCGCCAGGTGGACCTGGTGGAATGCCTCCAGGCATGGGGGCGTACTAA
- a CDS encoding electron transfer flavoprotein beta subunit/FixA family protein, with amino-acid sequence MPTIIVCLKQAVDVTELKVDSATQRLMTADAPRKISDFDKNALEEAVKLKEKLGGEVIIVTVGPEDARMVLREALAIGADKAYLLSDPSFEHSDTLAISYILAEGIKKLGNFDLILCGEASIDSYSGQVGPRLAERLDLPQITYVRALSLDEDTVMAERSLEDCHETVKAKTPVLLTVTKEINEPRIPSLMAIMKASKKEITIWNAENLKVAKARVGEVGSAIQILEVLAPKMERKKIVVKAETVGGVAEKLAKALVKEGVVGR; translated from the coding sequence ATGCCTACAATAATCGTGTGCCTCAAACAAGCCGTGGACGTAACCGAGTTAAAAGTAGATTCTGCTACGCAACGTCTAATGACCGCAGATGCGCCACGGAAAATAAGCGACTTTGACAAGAACGCGTTAGAAGAAGCTGTGAAACTAAAGGAAAAGCTCGGAGGAGAAGTAATTATAGTAACCGTTGGTCCAGAAGATGCCAGGATGGTTCTGAGAGAAGCCTTAGCAATAGGTGCAGATAAAGCGTATCTTCTAAGCGATCCTTCATTTGAACACTCAGACACGCTTGCCATCTCCTACATTCTCGCCGAGGGAATCAAGAAACTAGGAAACTTTGATCTGATCCTCTGCGGCGAAGCATCCATTGACAGCTATTCAGGTCAGGTTGGGCCTCGCCTAGCCGAGAGACTAGATCTTCCACAAATAACGTATGTAAGAGCTCTTAGCCTAGATGAAGACACCGTAATGGCTGAGCGAAGCTTAGAAGATTGCCATGAAACGGTTAAAGCGAAAACGCCGGTGCTGTTAACGGTAACCAAAGAAATCAATGAGCCTAGGATTCCTTCCCTCATGGCTATCATGAAAGCATCGAAAAAGGAAATCACGATTTGGAACGCGGAAAACCTCAAAGTTGCTAAAGCGAGAGTTGGAGAGGTTGGCTCAGCAATTCAAATATTAGAAGTCCTTGCGCCAAAGATGGAGCGGAAAAAAATTGTGGTGAAAGCAGAGACTGTCGGGGGAGTTGCAGAGAAATTAGCGAAGGCTCTCGTTAAAGAGGGAGTCGTAGGAAGGTGA
- a CDS encoding electron transfer flavoprotein subunit alpha/FixB family protein: MSEFRGVWIFSENLDLMLELLGKGSELADKLSVELTATLVGHNVKDQASKLIEYGADKIFIVDHPALKNFYVEPYTSALVQLVQQHKPEILLIGSTRRGREVASRLATRLETGCVPDCTELSIDDDGRLIMSRMVYGGNAIATEVCRVKPQIATVPPRVFEKLEFKERKGEVVEADVELEEPRTEVVETREIEAAKVKVEEAKVIVSGGRGVEKKEDFRILEELAEILGGQVGNSRPLAEDRKWFTEWIGLSGHKVRPLLYVACGISGVIQHVAGIRDSQVIVAINKDAEAPIFEVVDYVVVGDLYEVVPALSGALRKLLKGG, encoded by the coding sequence TTGAGTGAATTTCGAGGCGTTTGGATTTTCTCTGAAAACCTAGATTTGATGCTTGAGTTGCTTGGGAAAGGAAGCGAGTTGGCGGATAAGCTAAGCGTAGAATTGACCGCTACGCTGGTGGGACATAACGTTAAGGATCAAGCAAGTAAGCTTATAGAATACGGAGCAGACAAAATCTTCATAGTTGATCATCCAGCACTCAAAAATTTTTACGTTGAACCATACACCAGTGCACTCGTTCAACTGGTCCAGCAACATAAGCCTGAAATTCTCTTGATCGGTTCAACGAGAAGGGGAAGGGAGGTGGCCTCAAGGCTTGCCACAAGGCTGGAAACTGGATGTGTTCCAGACTGTACAGAGCTGAGCATCGATGATGATGGGAGGCTGATTATGAGTCGAATGGTGTACGGCGGGAATGCTATAGCCACGGAGGTTTGCCGCGTCAAGCCACAAATTGCCACCGTGCCCCCACGGGTCTTTGAGAAGCTTGAGTTCAAAGAAAGAAAGGGAGAGGTCGTCGAAGCCGATGTTGAGCTTGAGGAGCCGAGAACTGAGGTTGTTGAAACTAGAGAAATTGAGGCGGCGAAGGTCAAAGTGGAAGAAGCTAAAGTGATCGTTTCTGGTGGACGGGGCGTGGAGAAGAAGGAGGATTTCAGAATCCTTGAGGAACTAGCAGAAATATTGGGTGGTCAGGTTGGAAACTCCAGACCGCTCGCGGAAGATCGCAAATGGTTTACGGAGTGGATTGGGCTTTCAGGTCACAAGGTTAGGCCTTTGCTTTATGTTGCCTGCGGCATTTCCGGCGTGATTCAACACGTTGCGGGAATACGTGATTCCCAAGTAATCGTAGCTATCAACAAGGATGCTGAGGCGCCGATTTTTGAGGTTGTGGATTACGTGGTTGTTGGGGATTTGTATGAGGTTGTTCCTGCGTTGTCTGGTGCTTTAAGGAAGTTGTTGAAGGGCGGTTAG
- a CDS encoding acyl-CoA dehydrogenase yields the protein MDFRFTEEQELFRKALREWCEKNLTIEKIREMDTKQEIPRELIKQMADLGLLIMTAPEEHGGTGAGWITACIAAEELAYADISIAIPVLWLVESSWGFVVDKYCTEEVREEVIRKAIRGDAFIGIASTEAGGGSDVAAFKSTAKKEGNEWVLNGEKMYISGTEEALKLGGGFFTVARTAPPPLGAPHRGMTGFYLPIKAPGVEVSKRFDDMGRMAVSTGGFLMKNVRLPDSYVLGEVNKGFYLTMEGFDAARLLIGAACVGAAQRALEIGMDYIKERRVFGRPIGKFEGIQFELADDYTELEMIRGLVYKTAWMMDERYEKKRFSPTEVAKWISMCKLKAPHFAFKAFKDAMLWHGAYGYTKECPLEMGLRGIMSYCIGAEGTTNIQRIVIARELLGKEFVPYK from the coding sequence ATAGATTTTCGCTTTACAGAGGAGCAAGAGCTGTTTAGAAAAGCCTTGAGAGAATGGTGTGAAAAGAATTTAACCATAGAAAAGATTAGAGAAATGGACACCAAACAGGAAATTCCACGCGAACTTATCAAGCAAATGGCCGACCTTGGCCTGCTGATCATGACTGCACCGGAGGAACATGGCGGAACAGGAGCAGGTTGGATAACTGCCTGCATAGCGGCTGAAGAACTAGCCTATGCAGACATCAGCATAGCAATACCCGTGTTATGGTTGGTTGAGTCGTCTTGGGGCTTTGTGGTGGACAAGTACTGCACTGAAGAGGTTAGAGAAGAGGTGATACGGAAGGCTATACGAGGCGACGCATTTATCGGCATAGCGTCAACCGAAGCTGGCGGCGGCTCCGATGTCGCTGCGTTCAAGTCAACAGCAAAAAAAGAAGGAAACGAATGGGTTCTCAATGGAGAGAAAATGTATATCAGCGGCACAGAAGAAGCTCTCAAACTTGGAGGCGGCTTTTTCACGGTTGCCAGAACTGCACCCCCACCCTTAGGTGCTCCTCATAGAGGCATGACAGGATTCTACCTTCCCATTAAGGCTCCAGGAGTTGAAGTGTCAAAACGATTCGATGACATGGGTAGAATGGCAGTATCAACCGGAGGCTTCTTGATGAAAAATGTTCGGCTGCCAGACAGTTACGTCCTGGGGGAAGTGAATAAAGGATTTTACCTCACTATGGAGGGTTTTGACGCGGCGAGGCTTCTCATTGGAGCTGCATGTGTAGGGGCGGCTCAACGCGCGCTTGAAATTGGAATGGATTACATTAAAGAACGAAGGGTATTTGGGCGTCCAATAGGTAAGTTTGAGGGGATACAGTTTGAACTTGCAGATGATTATACTGAACTTGAAATGATACGGGGGCTCGTCTACAAGACGGCTTGGATGATGGATGAAAGATACGAGAAAAAACGTTTTTCACCCACCGAGGTTGCTAAGTGGATATCTATGTGCAAGTTGAAGGCGCCGCACTTTGCGTTCAAGGCGTTCAAGGATGCGATGTTGTGGCATGGAGCTTATGGATATACCAAGGAATGCCCGCTTGAAATGGGGTTGAGGGGAATCATGTCTTACTGCATCGGGGCTGAAGGAACTACGAACATTCAGAGAATTGTCATTGCAAGAGAACTGCTTGGAAAAGAATTTGTTCCCTACAAATAG